The DNA window CTTCAACGTGGAACTGCAAGCTCTGCTTCCTTCTGGATTCTAGAAATACTTGATGTGGACTTGAATCATAACTTTTCACATACAACTTTGCCACTAGTGATGGCTTCAACATCAATGCTTAGTTGCTTCTTCTTACTCATCTTCCTTCCTCTCACTCTCAGATATCACACTGTTGCACACACTGCATCATCATCGACATGGGTCAAAGCTGGTTATTACTATTCTGCCAGTGAAATCTCCGCTTCAGACATCAAATCCACACTCTTCACTCACCTCTTATGCGCTTTTTCCTTCATTAACTCGACCAACTATAACATCTTCATCAACGCTTCTGAACTTCACAAGTTCTCAGCCTTCACCCAAACAGTTAAGTTCCAAAACCCAACTGTTTCAACGCTTCTATCCATCTGGGCTGGTGGCAGAGACAACACTTTCCTTTTCTCAATGCTAAACCAATCTTCTCATAGAAAATCCTTCATTCATTCTTCTATTACAACAGCAAGGTCACATGGTTTTCAAGGCATAGAACTTAATGGAGCATCTCCAGTACCGGCTTCGGAGCTTGCCGATTTCGGGAAACTTCTGGAGGAGTGGCGAGCTGCCATAACTTCTGAGGCAAGAAACTCCAGTACACCTGAGTTACTGTTAGTGATGGCGGGTTACTACCTTAGAGCTTCAGATTCAACGAGTTACCCTTTTGATTCAATGCAGAGGAACTTGGATTGGGTGCATTTTCTGGCATATGATTACTATGTTCCTACAAAGAACAATATCACGGGTTTTCATGCAGCTTTGTATGGTCCAACTAATTGGGACAACACTGATTCTGGTATCAAAGAATGGAGAAGAAGGGGATTCTCATCTAACAAGCTTGTAATTGGGTTGCCTTATCATGGATATGCATGGACACTTGTGAATCAAGGGGAGAATTGCATCGCGGCACCAGCATCGGGACCTGCCATTACAAGCGACGGTTCCATGGGTTATAAGTTGATAAAGAGTTTTCTTAGAAGCTTCGGGAATAATGGTGTTGCTTCAAGATTTAATAACAATTTTGTGGTGGATGAGTTCACAGTTGCAGCCACCATTTGGGTTGATTTTGATGATGTGGATTCAATCAGAGCCAAAGTTTCTTATGCCAAGGAAAAGGGACTTCTTGGCTACAGTGTGTTCCAACTTGCCAACGATGACAATTGGGTCCTTTCAAAGGCAGGCGAGTTTAATTACCAAAAAACATTGTCCAAAATTGGATTATGATCATGTTTTTCAGCATAGCAAATAATTGGTTGTATATTTGTGGTGCTGTGTGTACAATGTTCTTCCTAGTTTCTACAATAACATTTTCATCCCTTCATTTTGCAACAATATCCTGCAGCTCAAGAAGTAGATGAAGATCATCATAAGAGGAGGTTGTTGATAATTGTTCTGCTATCAACAGTAACTGTCATAATTCTGTTGGGAATAGTGTTTTGCTACTGCCACAGTGGTAAGGACGAAGCAAAGTAACATCCTATTAATCATATCACAAGATTGACATATTTTGCAATTTCCCATAAGATTTATTTCTCATTCTTTTGTATTTTGCAGGAACCGCAGCCACCATTACAAAAGCATTATACAAAATAAGGAAATGTTTATCAGGAGCTGAACAAGATCATGTAGAAGGGAATGGGTCTGACTTGACTGCATTCAGTTATCTCACAATCAAAATGGCAACAAATAACTTCTCAAGAGATAATAAACTTGGAGAGGGTGGATTTGGCACGGTTTATAAGGTAAAATTTGAATACTTCAGGCTTTTCATTTCCCTTCAAATAATGCAGTTCTGCTTCTGTTTCCTGGAAAATAAACTGTCTTTTTTACCCCCATTTCTTCTGCTCTTGGATAACTAGCTATTCATATACTTATATGTTAATATTTTCAGGGAAAATTACGAAAGGGGCAGGAGATAGCTGTGAAAAGGCTCTCAGAAAGCTCGAATCAAGGCCTAGAAGAGTTCAAAAATGAAATCACGCTTACAGCAAGATTACAACATGTGAATTTGGTTAGACTTCTGGGTTACTGCACAAAAAGGGATGAGAAGATTTTGATCTATGAATACCTACCAAACAAAAGCTTAGATCATTTTCTCTTTGGTCTGTTACATTACTTGCCCCCCTATTAAGTTATTACATGTATACCTTATTCTTTTAGTCTTGCTGGAAAACTCGATCAGAGTTGAAATCAGAGTTTATTCTTAGACCGAGTGTTTTTGCTTCTATATTCTGTAGAGTAATAATTCAGAATTAAACTCAATGCAGATCCAAGGAAATCAATTCTTTTAGACTGGAGCAAGCGTGCCAACATCATTGAAGGGGTTACTCAAGGCCTTCTTTATCTCCAAGAGTACTCAAATTTCACCATAATCCACCGAGATCTCAAAGCCAGTAATATTTTATTAGACCATAATATGAATCCCAAGATATCAGATTTTGGGATGGCAAGAATTTTCAGGAAATATGACCTTGAAGCAAACACAAGCAGGATTGTTGGGACATAGTATGTAAATTAGAAATGATGATGACTTATCATGCTTAATCCTTCATGTCTCTAATGAGTTCATACTTGTTTTTGCAGCGGTTATGTACCTCCTGAGTATGTGAGAAAAGGCATATACTCGACGAAGTACG is part of the Arachis duranensis cultivar V14167 chromosome 1, aradu.V14167.gnm2.J7QH, whole genome shotgun sequence genome and encodes:
- the LOC107458864 gene encoding putative cysteine-rich receptor-like protein kinase 20, translated to MASTSMLSCFFLLIFLPLTLRYHTVAHTASSSTWVKAGYYYSASEISASDIKSTLFTHLLCAFSFINSTNYNIFINASELHKFSAFTQTVKFQNPTVSTLLSIWAGGRDNTFLFSMLNQSSHRKSFIHSSITTARSHGFQGIELNGASPVPASELADFGKLLEEWRAAITSEARNSSTPELLLVMAGYYLRASDSTSYPFDSMQRNLDWVHFLAYDYYVPTKNNITGFHAALYGPTNWDNTDSGIKEWRRRGFSSNKLVIGLPYHGYAWTLVNQGENCIAAPASGPAITSDGSMGYKLIKSFLRSFGNNGVASRFNNNFVVDEFTVAATIWVDFDDVDSIRAKVSYAKEKGLLGYSVFQLANDDNWVLSKAAQEVDEDHHKRRLLIIVLLSTVTVIILLGIVFCYCHSGTAATITKALYKIRKCLSGAEQDHVEGNGSDLTAFSYLTIKMATNNFSRDNKLGEGGFGTVYKGKLRKGQEIAVKRLSESSNQGLEEFKNEITLTARLQHVNLVRLLGYCTKRDEKILIYEYLPNKSLDHFLFDPRKSILLDWSKRANIIEGVTQGLLYLQEYSNFTIIHRDLKASNILLDHNMNPKISDFGMARIFRKYDLEANTSRIVGTYGYVPPEYVRKGIYSTKYDVYSFGVLLLQIISGKRTSCYYGPHENMNLLEYAYELWMEGRGVEFLDPSLDDTTSACKLMRCMQVALLCVQENSADRPSMLEVDSILKNETAAIGSPKMPGFSVKKHEDDEKERSIKYVSINDVTISQMIPR